Proteins from one Esox lucius isolate fEsoLuc1 chromosome 19, fEsoLuc1.pri, whole genome shotgun sequence genomic window:
- the LOC105018530 gene encoding anoctamin-10 gives MTSLGDKDSVQTENLFQGSWTQVSCPCCVSDRVEPLVLIRLSDKVQPITKKWLISLIEASQRHGGAALLAHPGEDECGDVIVVSAPRCTLLRATEDLGLCKKYRNGDMVAFSYQDRDNFSNVDDMQEFLTLAERQYIVKNELDSLQAQKKQRIPGVTEATGVLEAWGNVCQKLEKARLIKEILPLHDQQRLKDLGKTWYSQKQIWGQPIDAIHSYFGGTVAFYFSFLDFYIWALVPPALLGLVLTFLMPGGGSSGEAMKKQTTERVMGDDDGPSVSGHMVQAVFSMLWSTLFMEFWKRRSSSLSHRWGTLQLSEGFAEPRPGFHGTLGINPVTGRLEPLFPEWKRQLRVGLVSVPIVGLFMGLVVLGMTGFYHGEALAKGFHQDRGSWFSRALLYLPSVVHIVYTNMLGNVYSTVALQLTEWENHREESSFQNHHTTKVLLFSFFNNFAVLFHIAFYKQDLLLLRKRLASLLIVTQLVNQCTEVLVPFIVDCFLKATQKKQKEDDPEVDKLRAQSLPRFPGLFSEYIELLVQFGYLSLFSCVYPLTAVFLLINNVLEIRGDAYKICKLFRKPFSAPVSNMGVWQTAFEVLGFVSVISNCWLLLLSPRVQEFCLQGGISSKNILLFAILVEHVLILIKMVLAFMIPDEPDWVRIKREQMEFQSMQALGQQKL, from the exons ATGACATCACTGGGTGATAAAGACTCTGTCCAGACAGAGAACCTGTTCCAGGGCTCCTGGACACAGGTCAGCTGTCCCTGCTGTGTGTCTGACAGGGTGGAGCCCCTGGTACTCATCCGGCTCTCAGACAAGGTCCAGCCCATCACTAAGAAGTGGCTCATCTCCCTGATCGAAGCCTCACAAAGACATGGAG GAGCAGCGTTGTTGGCCcaccctggagaggatgaaTGTGGGGATGTGATTGTGGTGTCAGCACCTCGCTGCACTCTCCTCAGAGCCACAGAGGACCTGGGTCTCTGTAAGAAATACCGCAATGGAGACATGGTTGCTTTCTCTTACCAGGACAGAGACAACTTCAGCAATGTTG ATGACATGCAGGAGTTCCTGACACTAGCAGAGCGTCAGTACATAGTCAAGAATGAGCTGGACTCTTTACAGGCCCAGAAGAAGCAGAGAATCCCAGGAGTCACAGAGGCTACTGGAGTCCTTGAGGCCTGGGGGAATGTCT GTCAGAAGCTGGAGAAGGCCAGGTTGATAAAGGAAATCTTGCCCCTGCATGACCAGCAGAGACTGAAGGACCTTGGCAAGACCTGGTACTCTCAGAAGCAGATATGGGGACAGCCAATCG ATGCCATCCACTCTTATTTCGGAGGCACAGTGGCCTTCTACTTCAGCTTTCTGGACTTCTACATCTGGGCCCTGGTGCCTCCTGCCCTCCTAGGCCTGGTCCTGACCTTTCTGATGCCTGGAGGTGGATCATCAGGAGAGGCGATGAAGAAGCAGACCACGGAGAGGGTGATGGGTGATGATGATGGCCCCTCAGTTAGCGGTCATATGGTACAGGCTGTGTTTAGCATGCTGTGGTCTACACTGTTCATGGAGTTCTGGAAGCGGCGGAGCTCGTCTCTCTCCCACCGCTGGGGTACGCTGCAGCTGTCTGAAGGCTTCGCCGAGCCCCGCCCCGGTTTCCATGGCACCCTTGGTATCAACCCTGTGACAGGCCGCCTGGAGCCGCTGTTCCCAGAATGGAAGAGGCAGCTGCGTGTGGGCCTGGTGTCGGTTCCTATAGTGGGGCTGTTCATGGGGCTGGTGGTGCTGGGCATGACAGGCTTCTACCATGGAGAGGCCCTGGCCAAAGGCTTCCATCAGGACAGAGGCTCCTGGTTCTCCAGGGCTCTGCTCTATCTGCCCTCCGTGGTCCACATCGTCTACACCAACATGCTGGGGAATGTGTACAGCACTGTGGCCTTGCAGCTCACAGAGTGGG AAAACCACAGAGAGGAGTCCTCCTTCCAGAACCATCATACCACCAAAGTTCTCCTG TTTTCTTTCTTTAACAACTTTGCTGTGCTGTTCCACATTGCTTTCTACAAACAAGACCTACTACTGCTGCGCAAG AGACTTGCCTCTCTGCTAATCGTGACCCAGCTGGTCAACCAGTGTACGGAGGTATTGGTGCCATTCATAGTGGACTGCTTCCTCAAAGCTACTCAGAAGAAGCAGAAGGAGGATGACCCAGAGGTGGACAAACTCAGAGCCCAGAGCCTACCACGTTTCCCT GGCCTGTTTTCGGAGTACATTGAGTTGCTGGTGCAGTTTGGGTATTTGAGTCTCTTCTCTTGTGTTTATCCACTCACTGCTGTCTTCCTGCTGATCAACAATGTCTTGGAGATCAGAGGAGATGCCTACAAAATCTGCAAACTGTTTCGGAAGCCGTTCTCCGCCCCTGTGTCCAACATGGGTGTCTGGCAG acagCGTTTGAGGTTCTGGGTTTTGTCTCCGTTATATCTAACTGTTGGCTGCTGCTACTGTCCCCTCGGGTCCAGGAGTTCTGTCTGCAGGGAGGGATCAGTAGCAAGAATATCCTACTGTTTGCCATCCTGGTTGAG CATGTGCTGATCCTGATCAAGATGGTTCTAGCTTTTATGATCCCAGACGAGCCTGACTGGGTCAGAATCAAGAGGGAACAAATGGAGTTTCAGTCTATGCAAGCACTAGGGCAGCAG AAGCTATAG